One genomic region from Rosa rugosa chromosome 1, drRosRugo1.1, whole genome shotgun sequence encodes:
- the LOC133717095 gene encoding LRR receptor-like serine/threonine-protein kinase ERECTA: MGVLVLLFTVASLLLLAESKTFWEDTQVLKQLKNTLDPNSVAQGSCISSWDFKVDPCDSLFSDRFTCGFRCDLVDDSGVSRVTEIGLDQAGYSGSSLSSLSWNFPYLETLDLSGNFFSGSLPESFSNLTRLRRLILSGNSFSGSIPASIGSLTNLEELFLDNNYLQGSIPPSLNNLVSLNRLEIQANSLSGEFPKLDSLTSLYYLDAGNNAITGQVPSTFPPSLIQISIRNNSLVGTVPETIKQLGSLQVLDLSHNQLGDSVPAHLFSHPSLQQLTLSFNKFSSLQTPSSAGFQSQLIAVDLSNNNLQGFLPSFMALMPKLSALSLENNKFTGIIPTQYAFKVAVPGTGVSPFVRLLLGGNYLYGPLPGPLLSMKPGSANVGLGNNCLYRCPRVFFFCQGGDQKSSSECRSFVPVIP; this comes from the coding sequence ATGGGTGTTCTTGTTCTGCTATTTACAGTCGCAAGTCTGCTCCTTCTAGCAGAATCCAAGACTTTCTGGGAAGACACTCAAGTTCTGAAGCAGCTGAAGAACACACTAGACCCCAACTCAGTGGCTCAAGGCTCCTGCATTAGCTCGTGGGACTTCAAAGTCGACCCCTGCGACTCTCTCTTCAGCGATCGGTTCACTTGTGGCTTCCGGTGCGACCTAGTCGACGACTCTGGTGTCAGCCGAGTCACCGAAATCGGCCTAGACCAAGCTGGTTACTCCGGTTCTTCACTCTCCTCCCTCTCCTGGAACTTCCCTTACTTGGAAACTCTAGACCTCTCTGGTAACTTCTTCTCCGGTTCACTCCCCGAGTCATTCTCCAACCTCACTCGGCTCCGTCGACTCATCCTCTCCGGAAACTCGTTCTCCGGCTCTATTCCAGCTTCAATTGGGTCCCTCACCAATCTTGAAGAGCTCTTCCTCGACAACAATTACCTCCAAGGCTCGATCCCGCCGAGTTTGAACAACCTGGTCAGCCTGAACCGGCTGGAAATCCAAGCTAATAGTCTCAGCGGCGAGTTTCCGAAGTTGGATTCCCTcacaagcctttactacttagaCGCCGGCAACAATGCAATTACGGGTCAAGTCCCGTCCACATTCCCACCCTCGTTGATTCAAATCTCCATACGAAACAACAGCCTAGTCGGAACGGTCCCGGAAACCATCAAACAGTTGGGTTCTCTACAAGTCCTCGATCTGAGTCACAACCAACTCGGTGACTCCGTCCCGGCACACCTCTTTTCCCACCCATCTCTCCAGCAGCTCACTCTCTCCTTCAACAAGTTCTCCTCCCTCCAAACCCCGAGCTCAGCCGGATTCCAAAGCCAGCTCATCGCCGTCGACCTCAGCAACAACAACTTACAAGGTTTCTTACCATCCTTCATGGCCCTAATGCCAAAGCTCTCCGCTTTGTCCCTCGAAAACAACAAGTTCACTGGTATAATCCCAACCCAGTACGCCTTCAAAGTGGCCGTACCCGGAACCGGAGTCTCGCCGTTCGTCCGGCTTTTGCTCGGCGGAAACTACCTGTACGGACCCTTACCCGGTCCTTTACTTAGTATGAAACCCGGTTCGGCAAACGTGGGTCTTGGCAATAACTGCCTGTACAGATGTCCAagggttttcttcttttgtcAAGGTGGTGACCAAAAATCGTCATCCGAGTGTAGAAGCTTCGTCCCTGTAATCCCCTGA
- the LOC133717094 gene encoding uncharacterized protein LOC133717094 translates to MAATASAPPWIPEDDLLLKNAIEAGASLEALARGAVRFSHKFTVGDLRERWHALLYDADVSSEASARMLEFEACNSNVVPSKANRFSQSRGSKRRGESIRKQYHALRKRLCADTNLCALSDFDINFLGGQAIGNQGSLDGNCMVGGHVGEPVFNGDGGSVFHGRQCVSLEDHGVGGVGREGCGNEFSEQVLLVGLGENAYCRDNNAGEDLSTRGVNSMDFGNSLDAEDIGAHLWDVAAPEMPAEETLVVVNDVDVDGENMDSSQYEVGHTEAMLVDGEGCDELNRRVAISGGDYGDMADSLFNDEVNSILLSSPKDVHEDDVPEFCQPPQLVSVSCEAVSDVVHTAEMVLSVEPSQTGHDDRLDISCSDANKPSSSTSVPLNPTEMAVAPMVPVAPEMAVAEEVQEEEMICTLNTEDPDIPSNDDIMFPTAIVHTSLQPSSKEVSNLATDQRKSDQQIKTLEKKEDPAQPFRKESPNPARDKNDPAAASQCRLADATLNCITKGLLNEEEINVPGIVAELASLTAELGSTSMAFPEPQTNPSALDCEESEEESNDDVVDDDEDADIPYFSDIETMILEMDLCPADEESDISRQVSKYQHEDAKRKIIRLEQCAQSSMQRALASKGTLAVLYDHHVKHYIKKTEVIIGRTTEDNQVDIDLGDNKVSRRQALIKMDADGSFSLKNLGKSSIFLNGREIATGELLSFASSNLIEIREMAFVFEINHKSVRQYLAKIATKSEIHTNCERAPEGVS, encoded by the exons ATGGCAGCGACGGCTTCGGCGCCGCCGTGGATCCCGGAAGACGACCTCCTCCTCAAGAACGCCATCGAG GCAGGTGCTTCTCTGGAAGCGCTTGCCAGAGGAGCGGTCAGATTCTCCCACAAATTCACGGTGGGAGATTTGCGGGAGCGGTGGCACGCGCTGCTCTACGACGCCGACGTGTCGTCGGAGGCGTCTGCTCGGATGTTGGAATTCGAGGCGTGTAATTCGAACGTCGTGCCGTCCAAGGCTAATAGGTTCAGTCAGTCTAGGGGTTCGAAACGGAGAGGGGAGAGCATAAGGAAGCAGTATCATGCTCTGAGGAAGAGGCTGTGTGCTGATACTAATCTGTGCGCTCTTAGTGATTTCGATATTAATTTTCTTGGTGGGCAAGCTATTGGGAACCAGGGGAGTTTGGATGGGAATTGTATGGTTGGAGGTCATGTTGGGGAGCCGGTTTTCAATGGCGACGGTGGGAGTGTTTTTCATGGCAGACAGTGTGTCTCGCTTGAGGATCATGGGGTAGGCGGAGTTGGGAGGGAAGGTTGTGGTAATGAGTTTTCAGAACAGGTTCTTTTAGTGGGATTGGGAGAGAATGCTTATTGCCGGGATAATAATGCCGGTGAGGATTTATCTACGCGCGGGGTTAATTCAATGGATTTCGGGAATTCGTTGGATGCGGAAGATATAGGGGCACATTTATGGGACGTAGCAGCGCCAGAAATGCCAGCGGAAGAGACATTGGTAGTTGTTAATGATGTGGATGTCGATGGGGAGAATATGGATTCATCTCAATATGAAGTTGGCCATACTGAGGCAATGTTGGTTGATGGTGAAGGGTGTGATGAACTGAATAGGCGTGTAGCTATATCGGGAGGTGATTATGGAGATATGGCAGATTCTCTTTTCAATGATGAGGTCAATTCAATTCTGTTGAGTTCTCCCAAAGATGTTCATGAAGATGATGTTCCTGAGTTCTGTCAACCTCCACAGTTGGTTTCAGTTTCATGTGAGGCTGTTTCAGATGTTGTGCATACTGCTGAGATGGTTCTTTCTGTCGAACCATCTCAGACTGGTCATGATGATCGGCTAGATATTTCATGTTCAGACGCCAATAAGCCATCATCATCCACATCAGTACCATTGAATCCTACCGAGATGGCCGTTGCTCCCATGGTGCCTGTTGCTCCTGAGATGGCCGTTGCAGAAGAGGTTCAAGAAGAAGAGATGATTTGTACATTGAATACTGAGGATCCTGACATCCCTTCCAATGATGATATCATGTTTCCTACTGCGATTGTTCATACTTCCCTGCAACCGAGCTCTAAAGAAGTTAGTAATTTGGCTACTGACCAAAGAAAAAGTGATCAACAAATAAAAACCTTGGAGAAAAAAGAAGATCCTGCACAACCTTTTAGAAAAGAAAGTCCAAACCCTGCACGTGATAAAAATGACCCTGCTGCCGCAAGCCAATGCAGATTAGCAGATGCAACTCTCAACTGTATCACAAAGGGATTGCTAAATGAAGAG GAAATTAATGTTCCAGGTATAGTTGCAGAACTTGCATCTTTAACTGCAGAGCTAGGTTCTACTAGTATGGCTTTCCCAGAACCACAAACCAACCCCTCAGCACTAGATTGTGAAGAATCTGAGGAAGAATCTAATGACGATGTTGTTGATGATGACGAGGACGCTGACATTCCTTATTTCTCTGATATCGAAACGATG ATACTTGAGATGGATTTATGTCCAGCTGATGAGGAGTCAGATATCAGTAGACAAG TCTCAAAGTATCAACATGAGGATGCTAAAAGGAAAATTATAAGGTTGGAACAGTGTGCACAATCCTCTATGCAAAGAGCACTTGCATCTAAAGGCACACTTGCTGTATTGTATGATCACCATGTAAAGCATTATATCAAGAAAACTGAG GTGATAATTGGCAGAACAACAGAAGATAATCAAGTTGATATTGATTTGGGAGATAACAAAGTATCTAGGCGGCAG gCTCTTATAAAGATGGATGCAGATGGTTCTTTCTCATTGAAGAATCTTGGCAAGAGTTCAATTTTCTTGAATGGCAGAGAAATTGCTACCGGAGAGCTTTTAAGTTTTGCTTCGAGTAATTTGATTGAG ATTAGGGAGATGGCATTTGTTTTTGAGATTAACCACAAATCTGTGAGGCAGTATCTGGCAAAAATTGCCACAAAAAGTGAGATACACACCAATTGTGAAAGGGCACCTGAGGGGGTTTCATAA
- the LOC133717103 gene encoding agamous-like MADS-box protein TM6 isoform X1, whose translation MGRGKIEIKLIENQTNRQVTYSKRRNGIFKKAQELTVLCDAQVSLIMQSSTDKIHEYISPTTTTKKMFDLYQKNLQIDLWSSHYEAMKENLWKLKEVNNKLRRDIRQRLGHDLNGLSYAELQDLEETMSQSVQIIRDRKYHVLKTQAETTRKKVKNLEERNSNLMHGYFEILIVQGAPGNEDPQYGYVDNEGDYESAVALANGASNLYFFNRVHNNHNLDHGHGGGSLVSSITHLQNPNNHGNHNLENGHGGGSLISSITHLHDLRLA comes from the exons ATGGGTCGTGGGAAGATTGAGatcaagctgatcgagaaccaGACGAACAGGCAGGTGACCTATTCGAAGCGACGAAATGGGATCTTCAAGAAGGCTCAGGAGCTCACGGTTCTGTGTGACGCTCAGGTCTCCCTCATCATGCAGTCCTCCACTGACAAAATCCACGAGTATATTAGCCCTACCACTAC GACCAAGAAGATGTTTGATCTCTACCAGAAGAATTTACAGATCGATCTATGGAGCTCACACTACGAG GCAATGAAAGAGAACTTGTGGAAACTGAAAGAGGTTAACAATAAGCTGAGGAGGGACATCAG GCAAAGGCTGGGGCATGATCTTAATGGTCTGAGCTATGCTGAGCTGCAAGATCTGGAGGAAACGATGAGTCAATCCGTGCAAATCATACGTGATCGAAAG TACCACGTGCTCAAGACTCAAGCAGAGACTACCAGGAAAAAG GTGAAGAACTTGGAGGAGAGAAACAGTAATTTAATGCATGGCTAT TTTGAAATTTTAATTGTGCAGGGAGCTCCAGGTAATGAGGATCCCCAATATGGGTATGTGGATAATGAAGGGGACTATGAATCTGCTGTTGCATTGGCCAATGGAGCATCAAACTTGTATTTTTTCAATCGCGTCCACAACAACCACAACCTTGACCATGGACATGGTGGCGGTTCACTGGTCTCCTCCATTACTCATCTCCAGAACCCTAATAACCACGGCAACCACAACCTTGAGAATGGACATGGTGGGGGTTCACTCATTTCCTCCATCACTCATCTCCATGATCTCCGTCTTGCTTAA
- the LOC133717103 gene encoding agamous-like MADS-box protein TM6 isoform X2 — translation MGRGKIEIKLIENQTNRQVTYSKRRNGIFKKAQELTVLCDAQVSLIMQSSTDKIHEYISPTTTTKKMFDLYQKNLQIDLWSSHYEAMKENLWKLKEVNNKLRRDIRQRLGHDLNGLSYAELQDLEETMSQSVQIIRDRKYHVLKTQAETTRKKVKNLEERNSNLMHGYGAPGNEDPQYGYVDNEGDYESAVALANGASNLYFFNRVHNNHNLDHGHGGGSLVSSITHLQNPNNHGNHNLENGHGGGSLISSITHLHDLRLA, via the exons ATGGGTCGTGGGAAGATTGAGatcaagctgatcgagaaccaGACGAACAGGCAGGTGACCTATTCGAAGCGACGAAATGGGATCTTCAAGAAGGCTCAGGAGCTCACGGTTCTGTGTGACGCTCAGGTCTCCCTCATCATGCAGTCCTCCACTGACAAAATCCACGAGTATATTAGCCCTACCACTAC GACCAAGAAGATGTTTGATCTCTACCAGAAGAATTTACAGATCGATCTATGGAGCTCACACTACGAG GCAATGAAAGAGAACTTGTGGAAACTGAAAGAGGTTAACAATAAGCTGAGGAGGGACATCAG GCAAAGGCTGGGGCATGATCTTAATGGTCTGAGCTATGCTGAGCTGCAAGATCTGGAGGAAACGATGAGTCAATCCGTGCAAATCATACGTGATCGAAAG TACCACGTGCTCAAGACTCAAGCAGAGACTACCAGGAAAAAG GTGAAGAACTTGGAGGAGAGAAACAGTAATTTAATGCATGGCTAT GGAGCTCCAGGTAATGAGGATCCCCAATATGGGTATGTGGATAATGAAGGGGACTATGAATCTGCTGTTGCATTGGCCAATGGAGCATCAAACTTGTATTTTTTCAATCGCGTCCACAACAACCACAACCTTGACCATGGACATGGTGGCGGTTCACTGGTCTCCTCCATTACTCATCTCCAGAACCCTAATAACCACGGCAACCACAACCTTGAGAATGGACATGGTGGGGGTTCACTCATTTCCTCCATCACTCATCTCCATGATCTCCGTCTTGCTTAA